A region of Thermus oshimai DSM 12092 DNA encodes the following proteins:
- a CDS encoding aminopeptidase: MEARFARLLADYCLEAQEGETVLIEAETPALPLLPHLKRALLERGAYPLIRLGYPGEAKDLLLHGGRWRTEIPEAERALYERADKFLRILSQENPLEGAEVDPALAVEHARAWRPLAEARLRKRWTLTLYPTVGYAVGAGMGTEAFRRYLERALFLDQEDPVAAWRALSRFQEGLIAKLSQAKTLRIQAPGTDLTLSVAGRTWINSDGKRNMPSGEVFTGPLEDSAEGEVRFNLPAFVGGRRVEGTYLRFQGGAVVEARAEAGEDYLLSALATDAGARRLGEIGIGTNFALDRPTGLILLDEKMGGTVHLALGRSYPETGGKNESALHLDLVLSLKEGRLLVDGEPILEGGRFKGPFAQR; this comes from the coding sequence GTGGAAGCGCGCTTTGCCAGGCTCCTCGCGGACTACTGCCTCGAGGCCCAGGAAGGGGAAACCGTCCTCATAGAGGCGGAAACCCCCGCCCTCCCCCTCCTCCCCCACCTGAAGCGGGCCCTCCTGGAGCGGGGGGCCTACCCCCTCATCCGCCTGGGCTATCCTGGGGAGGCCAAAGACCTCCTCCTCCACGGGGGCAGGTGGCGGACGGAGATCCCCGAGGCCGAACGGGCCCTCTACGAAAGGGCGGATAAGTTCCTGCGCATCCTCTCCCAGGAAAACCCCCTAGAGGGCGCGGAGGTGGACCCGGCCCTCGCCGTGGAGCACGCCCGGGCCTGGCGGCCCCTGGCCGAAGCCCGGCTCAGGAAGCGCTGGACCCTCACCCTCTACCCCACGGTGGGCTACGCGGTGGGGGCGGGGATGGGCACGGAGGCCTTCCGGCGCTACCTGGAACGGGCCCTCTTCCTGGACCAAGAGGACCCGGTGGCGGCCTGGCGGGCCCTCTCCCGCTTCCAGGAAGGCCTCATCGCCAAGCTTAGCCAGGCCAAAACCCTGAGGATCCAGGCCCCGGGCACGGACCTCACCCTCAGCGTGGCGGGGCGCACCTGGATCAACTCCGACGGGAAGCGGAACATGCCCTCGGGGGAGGTCTTCACCGGGCCCCTCGAGGACTCCGCGGAAGGGGAGGTGCGCTTCAACCTCCCGGCCTTCGTGGGGGGGAGGCGGGTGGAGGGGACTTACCTCCGCTTCCAGGGCGGGGCGGTGGTGGAGGCAAGGGCGGAAGCCGGAGAAGACTACCTCCTTTCCGCCCTGGCCACGGACGCGGGGGCCAGAAGGCTGGGGGAAATCGGCATCGGCACCAACTTCGCCCTGGACCGGCCCACGGGCCTCATCCTCCTGGACGAGAAGATGGGGGGCACGGTGCACCTGGCCCTGGGCCGGAGCTACCCGGAAACCGGAGGGAAAAACGAAAGCGCCCTCCACCTGGACCTGGTGCTCTCCCTCAAGGAAGGAAGGCTCCTGGTGGACGGCGAGCCCATCCTGGAGGGGGGACGGTTCAAAGGTCCTTTCGCTCAAAGGTAA
- a CDS encoding response regulator transcription factor yields MATVLLVEDEPAVRLGVRLALERAGHRVLEAGDAASAWPLLGEAEAVVLDWMLPDEPGIRLLERIREGPHAGLPVLLLTARAEVRDRVEGLRRGADDYLPKPFATEELLARLEALLRRSGRAKVLKRGPLALDLERREARLEGRPLDLSRREFDLLAFLAQHPGRVYTREALLEAVWGEDFLGTPRTVDQHILQLREKLGEDPRAPRFLETVRGVGYRFKEEG; encoded by the coding sequence GTGGCCACCGTGCTCCTGGTGGAGGACGAGCCTGCCGTGCGGCTTGGGGTGCGCCTGGCCCTGGAGCGGGCGGGGCACCGGGTGCTGGAGGCCGGGGACGCCGCCTCCGCCTGGCCCCTTCTTGGGGAGGCGGAGGCGGTGGTGCTGGACTGGATGCTCCCCGACGAGCCTGGGATAAGGCTTTTGGAGAGGATCCGGGAGGGGCCTCACGCGGGGCTTCCCGTCCTCCTCCTCACCGCCCGGGCAGAGGTGCGGGACCGGGTGGAGGGCCTGAGGCGGGGGGCGGACGACTACCTCCCCAAGCCCTTCGCCACGGAGGAGCTTTTGGCCCGCCTCGAGGCCCTCCTCCGCCGCTCCGGGCGCGCCAAGGTGCTCAAGCGGGGGCCCTTGGCCTTGGACCTGGAAAGGCGGGAGGCCCGGCTGGAGGGCAGGCCCCTGGACCTCAGCCGGCGGGAGTTTGACCTCCTCGCCTTCCTGGCCCAGCATCCGGGCCGGGTCTACACCCGGGAGGCGCTTTTGGAGGCGGTCTGGGGGGAGGACTTTTTGGGCACCCCCAGGACCGTGGACCAGCACATCCTGCAGCTTCGGGAGAAGCTGGGGGAAGACCCCAGGGCCCCCCGCTTTTTGGAAACCGTGCGGGGGGTGGGGTACCGCTTCAAGGAGGAAGGGTGA
- a CDS encoding S-layer homology domain-containing protein has product MKKRLVMLLAGLLTVLSMGFGLAQFSDVPAGHWAKEAVEALAAKGLVVGFPDGTFRGNETLTRYQAALIIYRLLQQIEAEMKQQGESPTMEAMSAEDLEALKNAVQELAAELAALGVRVSALEDSAATKEDIARLEALIEELKAQPAPEPGMDEAALQDLADRVEAASIAADTALAQAQQLAEQLEALAQDLEGVKGDVAGLQTQVEANAQAIQALNELAVLLNQDVLALQDRVTALEKGLADLQGVDFEQFASKEDVAAVQEFAAALRSDLVGLSEKVSALEGKTATLEGKLADLSKVQYSISGSLSATYGTVVTQGGTAFDIDRLFPGNVFSSGVYGATGSNVQNPDSTRGNISYGGASLTFGLKNTAPSAQGVAVSEASATVTADAFTSSFAVPTIRFNNATVKGTVDGQAFSVTYHRNTSLFKFNDYLFANDQDQGDAQIGRANPRQGLVATFSGTKFPLAPEVTLVAGVAGTTASDPNPALSGQYFGIRSNFKPLKDVNLALNYADSLGQNRSAVGADGGLNLGPLSLKGLWVSSQPLTSPVSGFFDNTLSDWAYYVQGEVNLGPVKLSANYHAVDPDYADGQAGMSENEDTNWYGGFKSSAPYGSDTRGLGVEASAAFGPVSVKGYAESEGNYALGAGTVYDALGAAVTLGNFRGFSLTGFYNAAYTGGSNYFDLATQVDAIAPGGLFVYVNENFKYSSSFGVRVSHDGKAQDALVPSLNLTAQYANFYVSGYTDIQAYATLAQPFKLAFINLKPGFRYHTFLQGGTTAPTGDYTTLKGGVEVSTDPIAFGLSLDGAASYRQTQYQGNGSGVTSATTAYEFYWRAGVKLQDFLVPKLNFSVAYANYEGDLLAGSGLPTVGSGNQAFNFARDRIYRSPDPIAAPWLATPSSQSGRVAGFYGEIKYYDLTVAYGEFAIGTLTSFTDYGRGFSISYSVKF; this is encoded by the coding sequence ATGAAGAAAAGGCTAGTCATGCTTTTGGCCGGGCTTTTGACCGTCCTCTCCATGGGGTTCGGTCTAGCCCAGTTCTCCGACGTGCCCGCTGGGCACTGGGCCAAGGAGGCCGTGGAGGCCCTGGCGGCCAAGGGGCTCGTGGTCGGCTTCCCGGACGGCACCTTCCGGGGCAACGAGACCCTCACCCGCTACCAGGCCGCCCTCATCATCTACCGCCTCCTGCAGCAGATTGAGGCGGAGATGAAGCAGCAGGGCGAGTCCCCCACCATGGAGGCCATGTCCGCTGAGGACCTCGAGGCCCTGAAGAACGCCGTCCAGGAGTTGGCCGCCGAGCTGGCCGCCCTTGGCGTTCGGGTCTCCGCCCTGGAGGACAGCGCCGCCACCAAGGAGGACATCGCCCGCCTCGAGGCCCTCATTGAGGAGCTCAAGGCCCAGCCCGCCCCCGAGCCCGGTATGGACGAGGCCGCCCTCCAGGACCTCGCCGACCGGGTGGAGGCCGCCTCCATCGCCGCGGACACTGCCCTGGCCCAAGCCCAGCAGCTGGCCGAGCAGCTGGAGGCCCTGGCCCAGGACCTGGAAGGCGTGAAGGGCGACGTGGCCGGCCTCCAGACCCAGGTGGAGGCCAACGCCCAGGCCATCCAGGCCCTGAACGAGCTGGCCGTCCTCCTGAACCAGGACGTGCTGGCCCTCCAGGACCGGGTGACCGCCCTGGAGAAGGGCCTCGCCGACCTGCAGGGCGTGGACTTCGAGCAGTTCGCCAGCAAGGAGGACGTGGCCGCGGTCCAGGAGTTCGCCGCCGCCCTGCGTTCCGACCTGGTGGGCCTCTCCGAGAAGGTATCCGCTCTGGAGGGCAAGACCGCTACCCTGGAGGGTAAGCTGGCCGACCTCTCCAAGGTGCAGTACTCCATCTCGGGTAGCCTCTCCGCCACCTACGGCACCGTGGTGACCCAGGGTGGGACCGCCTTTGACATCGACCGCCTCTTCCCGGGGAACGTCTTCTCCAGTGGGGTGTACGGCGCCACAGGCTCCAACGTCCAGAACCCCGACTCCACCCGCGGGAACATCTCCTACGGTGGGGCTTCCCTCACCTTTGGTCTCAAGAACACCGCCCCCTCGGCCCAAGGGGTAGCGGTGAGCGAGGCTAGCGCCACCGTTACCGCAGACGCCTTCACCAGCTCTTTTGCTGTGCCCACCATCCGCTTCAACAACGCCACCGTAAAGGGGACGGTGGATGGCCAAGCCTTCAGCGTAACCTACCACCGGAACACCAGCCTCTTCAAGTTCAACGACTACCTCTTCGCTAACGACCAGGACCAGGGTGATGCTCAAATCGGCCGGGCTAACCCTCGCCAGGGCCTGGTGGCCACCTTCTCCGGCACCAAGTTCCCCTTGGCTCCGGAGGTGACCTTGGTGGCGGGCGTTGCGGGCACCACCGCCTCGGATCCCAATCCTGCTCTCAGTGGGCAATACTTCGGCATCCGTAGCAACTTTAAGCCCCTGAAGGACGTGAACCTGGCCCTGAACTACGCTGACAGCTTAGGCCAAAACCGCTCTGCTGTAGGTGCGGATGGTGGCCTCAACCTGGGCCCCCTTAGCCTGAAAGGCCTGTGGGTTTCCTCTCAGCCCCTCACCAGTCCTGTGTCCGGCTTCTTCGACAACACGCTTTCCGACTGGGCCTACTACGTCCAAGGCGAAGTCAACCTGGGTCCCGTCAAGCTGAGTGCTAACTACCACGCCGTGGACCCAGACTACGCCGATGGGCAGGCGGGGATGTCTGAAAACGAGGACACCAACTGGTACGGTGGGTTTAAATCCTCCGCCCCTTACGGTTCCGACACCCGCGGGCTCGGCGTGGAAGCCAGCGCCGCCTTCGGCCCGGTAAGCGTGAAGGGCTACGCGGAGAGCGAGGGCAACTACGCTTTAGGCGCCGGTACGGTTTACGATGCCCTGGGCGCCGCTGTAACCCTAGGCAACTTCCGGGGCTTCAGCCTGACCGGCTTCTACAATGCTGCCTACACAGGTGGGAGCAACTACTTTGACCTTGCTACCCAGGTAGATGCCATTGCCCCTGGAGGGCTCTTTGTCTACGTAAACGAAAACTTCAAGTACTCCTCCAGCTTCGGGGTGCGGGTCAGCCACGACGGCAAGGCTCAGGATGCCCTGGTGCCTAGCCTCAACCTCACCGCCCAGTACGCCAACTTCTACGTCTCCGGCTACACGGACATCCAGGCCTACGCCACCCTGGCCCAGCCTTTCAAGCTGGCCTTCATCAACCTCAAGCCCGGCTTCCGCTACCACACCTTCCTCCAGGGGGGCACTACCGCCCCCACCGGGGACTACACCACCCTCAAGGGAGGGGTAGAGGTCTCCACCGACCCCATCGCCTTCGGCCTGAGCCTGGATGGGGCCGCCTCCTACCGGCAGACCCAGTACCAGGGCAACGGCTCTGGGGTGACCTCCGCCACCACCGCCTACGAGTTCTACTGGCGGGCCGGGGTCAAGCTCCAGGACTTCCTGGTGCCCAAGCTGAACTTCAGCGTGGCCTACGCTAACTACGAAGGCGACTTGCTTGCCGGGTCGGGTCTTCCCACGGTGGGCTCGGGTAACCAGGCCTTCAACTTCGCCCGCGACCGGATCTACCGGAGCCCCGACCCCATCGCCGCGCCCTGGCTGGCCACGCCCAGCTCCCAGTCGGGCCGGGTGGCGGGCTTCTACGGTGAGATCAAGTACTACGACCTCACCGTGGCCTACGGGGAGTTCGCCATCGGCACCCTCACCAGCTTCACGGACTACGGCCGCGGCTTCAGCATCTCCTACAGCGTGAAGTTCTAA
- the glmS gene encoding glutamine--fructose-6-phosphate transaminase (isomerizing), producing MCGIVGYVGFRNATDVLLDGLKRLEYRGYDSAGVAVRTPWGLRVVKRSGKLSALEEVLEGEGLQGALGIGHTRWATHGAPTDPNAHPHTTEDGRIAVIHNGIIENYLELKEALLARGHRFSSETDSEVLAHLIEEKYRGDLFQALREALREVRGAYAVVAVHQDHEELVAARTVSPLVVGLGEGENFLASDVPALLPYTRRVIFLQDGDLVRLTREGVEVTDLEGRPLDRPVEEVDWSLEAAEKGGFPHYMLKEIYEQPWVLENTLGGRLSEERGEAELGLGLDPLSVDRVHLIACGTAAYAGWYGKYLLEGLAKLPADWEVASEYRYRDPVVDGRTLAVAISQSGETIDTLEALREARRKGARALGVVNAKGSSITREVEEVLYIHAGPEIGVASTKAYTAMLAAMALLALWFARARGVLPLEEARTLIREMKKLPRLVEEALEKRPIVAHIAEKYHQAQDFLFLGRHVQAPTAYEGALKLKEISYIHAEAYPAGEMKHGPIALIDEHLPVVVLATKGPLYEKTLSNIQEVRARGGKVIAIATEGDEEIRKLAQDVVYVPEVHPLLSPIVSVVPLQLLAYEVAVLLGRDVDQPRNLAKSVTVE from the coding sequence ATGTGCGGGATCGTGGGCTACGTAGGGTTTAGGAACGCCACGGACGTGCTTTTGGATGGCCTGAAGCGGCTGGAGTACCGGGGGTACGACTCCGCGGGGGTGGCGGTGCGGACGCCTTGGGGCCTTAGGGTGGTGAAGCGCTCAGGGAAGCTTTCCGCCCTGGAGGAGGTCCTGGAGGGGGAGGGGCTTCAAGGGGCTTTGGGCATCGGCCACACCCGCTGGGCCACCCACGGGGCCCCCACGGACCCCAACGCCCACCCCCACACCACGGAGGACGGGCGGATCGCCGTGATCCACAACGGCATCATTGAGAACTACCTGGAGCTCAAGGAGGCCCTCCTCGCCCGGGGGCACCGCTTCAGTTCGGAGACGGACAGCGAGGTCCTGGCCCACCTGATAGAGGAGAAGTACCGGGGGGACCTCTTCCAGGCCCTTAGGGAGGCCCTGAGGGAGGTGCGGGGGGCCTACGCGGTGGTGGCGGTCCACCAGGACCACGAGGAGCTGGTGGCCGCCCGCACGGTGAGCCCCCTGGTGGTGGGGTTAGGGGAAGGGGAGAACTTCCTGGCCTCGGATGTGCCCGCCCTCCTCCCCTACACCCGGCGGGTGATCTTCCTGCAGGACGGGGACCTGGTGCGCCTCACCCGGGAGGGGGTGGAGGTGACGGACCTCGAGGGCCGCCCCCTGGACCGGCCCGTGGAGGAGGTGGACTGGAGCCTGGAGGCCGCGGAGAAGGGGGGCTTTCCCCACTACATGCTGAAGGAGATCTACGAGCAGCCCTGGGTCCTGGAGAACACCCTGGGGGGGCGGCTTTCGGAGGAGCGGGGGGAGGCGGAGCTGGGCCTAGGGCTGGACCCCCTTTCGGTGGACCGGGTGCACCTCATCGCCTGCGGCACCGCGGCCTACGCCGGCTGGTACGGGAAGTACCTCCTGGAGGGCCTGGCTAAGCTCCCCGCGGACTGGGAGGTGGCCAGCGAGTACCGCTACCGCGACCCCGTGGTGGATGGGCGCACCCTGGCGGTGGCCATCAGCCAGTCTGGGGAGACCATAGACACCCTCGAGGCCCTGCGGGAGGCCCGGCGCAAGGGGGCCCGCGCCCTTGGGGTGGTGAACGCCAAGGGCTCCTCCATCACCCGGGAGGTGGAGGAGGTGCTCTACATCCACGCCGGGCCGGAGATCGGGGTGGCCTCCACCAAGGCCTACACCGCCATGCTGGCGGCCATGGCCCTCCTGGCCCTGTGGTTCGCCCGGGCCCGGGGGGTCCTCCCCTTGGAGGAGGCCCGGACCCTCATCCGGGAGATGAAGAAGCTCCCCCGCCTGGTGGAGGAGGCCCTGGAGAAAAGGCCCATCGTGGCCCACATCGCCGAGAAGTACCACCAGGCCCAGGACTTCCTCTTCCTGGGCCGGCACGTCCAGGCCCCCACGGCCTACGAGGGGGCGCTTAAGCTCAAGGAGATCAGCTACATCCACGCGGAGGCCTACCCCGCGGGGGAGATGAAGCACGGGCCCATCGCCCTCATCGACGAGCACCTGCCCGTGGTGGTCCTGGCCACCAAGGGGCCCCTTTACGAGAAGACCCTTTCCAACATCCAGGAGGTGCGGGCCCGGGGGGGGAAGGTGATCGCCATCGCCACCGAGGGGGACGAGGAGATCCGAAAGCTCGCCCAGGACGTGGTCTACGTGCCGGAGGTCCACCCCCTTCTTTCCCCCATCGTGAGCGTGGTGCCCCTCCAGCTCCTGGCCTACGAGGTGGCCGTCCTCCTGGGGCGGGACGTGGACCAGCCCCGGAACCTGGCCAAGAGCGTGACCGTGGAATGA
- the uvrB gene encoding excinuclease ABC subunit UvrB yields MFRYHGPEPKGDQPKAIRELVEALRDGERFVTLLGATGTGKTVTMAKVIEALGRPALVLAPNKILAAQLAAEFRELFPENAVEYFISYYDYYQPEAYVPGRDLYIEKDASINPEIERLRHSTTRSLLTRRDVIVVASVSAIYGLGDPREYRARNLVVQRGERHPREALLERLLDLGYQRNDLDLTPGRFRAKGEVLEIFPAYDTEPIRVELFGDEVERILQVHPLTGERLRELPGFVLFPATHYLSPEGLEEILEEIKKELEERVRYFEERGELLYAQRLKERTLYDLEMLRVMGTCPGVENYARYFTGKAPGEPPYTLLDYFPEDLLVFLDESHVTVPQLQGMYRGDYVRKKTLVDYGFRLPSALDNRPLRFEEFLEHAPQVVFVSATPGEFELGHSGRVVEQIIRPTGLLDPLVRVKPTENQILDLMEGIRERAKRGERTLVTVLTVRMAEELTDFLVEQGIRARYLHHELDAFERQALIRDLRLGHFDCLVGINLLREGLDLPEVSLVAILDADKTGFLRSERSLIQTIGRAARNAKGEVWLYADQVSEAMERAIRETNRRRAIQEAYNRAHGIVPETVRKGVRAVIRPEGYEGPALEEVAREDLKERIAELELAMWQAAEALDFERAARIRDELRALEARLEGLAPPEPVPGKRRRKRR; encoded by the coding sequence ATGTTCCGCTACCACGGCCCCGAGCCCAAGGGGGACCAGCCCAAGGCCATCCGCGAGCTGGTGGAGGCCCTACGGGACGGGGAGCGCTTCGTCACCCTTCTCGGGGCCACGGGTACGGGGAAGACCGTCACCATGGCCAAGGTCATTGAGGCCTTGGGAAGGCCCGCCCTGGTCCTGGCCCCCAACAAGATCCTGGCCGCCCAGCTCGCCGCGGAGTTCCGGGAGCTTTTCCCCGAGAACGCGGTGGAGTACTTCATCAGCTACTACGACTACTACCAGCCCGAGGCCTACGTGCCGGGCCGGGACCTCTACATTGAGAAGGACGCCAGCATCAACCCGGAAATAGAGCGCCTGCGCCACTCCACCACCCGAAGCCTCCTCACCCGCCGGGACGTGATCGTGGTGGCCTCGGTCTCCGCCATCTACGGCCTGGGGGACCCAAGGGAGTACCGGGCGCGGAACCTGGTGGTCCAAAGGGGGGAGCGCCACCCAAGGGAGGCCCTCCTGGAAAGGCTTCTGGACCTGGGCTACCAGCGGAACGACCTGGACCTCACCCCGGGCCGCTTCCGGGCCAAGGGGGAGGTCCTGGAGATCTTCCCCGCCTACGACACGGAGCCCATCCGGGTGGAGCTCTTCGGGGACGAGGTGGAGCGGATCCTCCAGGTGCACCCCCTCACGGGGGAGCGGCTTAGGGAGCTTCCTGGCTTCGTCCTTTTCCCCGCCACCCACTACCTCTCCCCGGAGGGGCTGGAGGAGATCCTGGAGGAGATCAAGAAGGAGCTGGAGGAGCGGGTGCGCTACTTCGAGGAAAGGGGGGAACTCCTCTACGCGCAAAGGCTCAAGGAGCGCACGCTTTACGACCTGGAGATGCTCCGGGTCATGGGCACCTGCCCGGGGGTGGAGAACTACGCCCGCTACTTCACGGGGAAGGCCCCGGGAGAACCCCCCTACACCCTCCTGGACTACTTCCCCGAGGACCTCCTGGTCTTCCTGGACGAGTCCCACGTGACCGTGCCCCAGCTCCAGGGGATGTACCGGGGGGACTACGTGCGCAAGAAGACCCTGGTGGACTACGGCTTCCGCCTGCCCTCCGCCCTGGACAACCGCCCCTTGCGCTTTGAGGAGTTCCTAGAGCACGCCCCCCAGGTGGTCTTCGTCTCCGCCACCCCGGGGGAGTTTGAACTCGGCCACTCGGGTAGGGTGGTGGAGCAGATCATCCGCCCCACGGGGCTTCTGGACCCCCTGGTGCGGGTGAAGCCCACGGAGAACCAGATCCTGGACCTCATGGAGGGGATCCGGGAGCGCGCCAAAAGGGGGGAAAGAACTCTGGTCACCGTGCTCACCGTGCGCATGGCGGAAGAGCTCACGGACTTCCTGGTGGAGCAGGGCATCCGGGCCCGCTACCTGCACCACGAGCTGGACGCCTTTGAACGCCAGGCCCTCATCCGGGACCTGCGGCTTGGGCACTTTGACTGCCTGGTGGGGATCAACCTCCTTCGCGAGGGCCTGGACCTTCCCGAGGTCTCCCTGGTGGCCATCCTGGACGCGGACAAGACGGGCTTCTTGAGGAGCGAGCGGAGCCTCATCCAGACCATCGGCCGGGCGGCCCGGAACGCCAAGGGGGAGGTCTGGCTCTACGCGGACCAGGTGTCGGAGGCCATGGAGAGGGCCATCCGGGAAACCAACCGGAGAAGGGCCATCCAGGAGGCCTACAACCGGGCGCACGGCATCGTGCCCGAAACGGTGCGCAAAGGGGTGCGGGCTGTCATCCGGCCCGAGGGGTACGAGGGGCCTGCCCTGGAGGAGGTGGCCCGGGAGGACCTGAAGGAGCGCATCGCCGAGCTGGAGCTCGCCATGTGGCAGGCGGCGGAGGCCTTGGACTTTGAGCGGGCGGCCCGGATCCGGGACGAGCTTAGGGCCCTCGAGGCCCGCCTGGAGGGCCTTGCCCCCCCGGAGCCCGTGCCGGGCAAGCGGAGGAGGAAGCGGCGTTAG
- a CDS encoding E3 binding domain-containing protein, whose translation MEEPKITPLARRLAEENGIDWRLLKGTGPDGTIVERDVLAFLAKVMAGEVDLPPAPEPAPPPPVPEADLRRAQEVLGREGVDLSEVLPTRPLTVEIREEELDLEPILLDDLEDLALEEPEPEPVLDAQPEPVLEEWEEDLLAQAAQEAREEGLEEDLAPVLASLEEEALPEPLLEELEDLGSLEEDLQQEVTPALGAVAPVPLPPVEAFRALRVFRRSVDLKAVEEAEEAFARAFGVPKTPLPFLLKAAERALAELGLPLRPLLGRLQGETPLGLKPEGPFLALFRGEGREEGEGLLCFFGEEEVHTGRPSLFLLPEGLLALSGMEGEVAKKLLERVALYLEHPVLLLA comes from the coding sequence ATGGAAGAACCCAAGATTACGCCCCTGGCCCGGCGCCTCGCGGAAGAGAACGGGATAGACTGGCGCCTCCTCAAGGGTACGGGCCCCGACGGCACCATCGTGGAGCGGGACGTCCTGGCCTTTTTGGCCAAGGTGATGGCGGGGGAGGTGGACCTGCCCCCGGCCCCCGAGCCTGCCCCGCCCCCTCCTGTGCCGGAGGCCGACCTGCGGCGGGCCCAGGAGGTCCTGGGCCGGGAGGGGGTGGACCTTTCCGAGGTCCTCCCCACCCGGCCCCTCACGGTGGAGATCCGGGAGGAGGAGCTGGACCTCGAGCCCATCCTCCTGGACGACCTGGAGGACCTGGCCCTGGAAGAGCCGGAGCCCGAGCCCGTTTTGGACGCCCAGCCGGAGCCCGTTTTGGAGGAGTGGGAGGAGGACCTCCTGGCCCAGGCCGCCCAGGAGGCGCGGGAAGAGGGGCTGGAGGAAGACCTAGCGCCTGTCCTGGCCTCCTTGGAGGAAGAGGCCCTGCCTGAACCCCTTCTGGAGGAGCTTGAGGACCTGGGGTCCTTGGAGGAGGACCTGCAACAGGAGGTGACCCCCGCCCTGGGGGCCGTGGCCCCAGTCCCCCTGCCCCCGGTGGAGGCGTTTAGGGCCCTAAGGGTCTTCCGCCGCTCTGTGGACCTGAAGGCGGTGGAGGAGGCGGAGGAGGCCTTCGCCCGGGCGTTCGGCGTGCCCAAAACCCCCCTGCCCTTCCTCCTCAAGGCGGCGGAGAGGGCCTTGGCGGAGCTGGGGCTTCCCCTAAGGCCCCTCCTGGGCCGCCTGCAGGGGGAAACCCCCCTGGGCCTCAAGCCCGAAGGCCCCTTCCTGGCCCTCTTCCGGGGGGAAGGGCGGGAGGAGGGGGAGGGCCTCCTCTGCTTCTTCGGGGAAGAGGAGGTCCACACCGGCCGGCCAAGCCTTTTCCTCCTCCCCGAGGGGCTCCTCGCCCTTTCCGGGATGGAAGGGGAGGTGGCCAAGAAGCTTCTGGAGCGGGTGGCCCTGTACCTGGAACACCCCGTCCTGCTCCTGGCCTAA